The following proteins come from a genomic window of Sorghum bicolor cultivar BTx623 chromosome 3, Sorghum_bicolor_NCBIv3, whole genome shotgun sequence:
- the LOC8059158 gene encoding transcription factor bHLH13 gives MAWSETDAALFAAVLGRDAAHHLATTPPHLGGPAASASASAPELQARLQDLVERGSGAWTYGIFWQESRAGGRAVLGWGDGHCRDASGGGSASASHDDDDDAAERSVARKRALLRLHALYGGGDGDDEGADYALRLDRVTAAEMYFLASMYFSFPEGAGGPGHALASGRHAWATVDPHHPRGPGAGAAPAWYVRASLAQSAGLRTVVFLPCKGGVLELGSVVPVRETPETVRAIQTALAVAPPPAREECMRIFGKDLSPSGRTPRSGDNWAPQQLGVQATASKEAAAARPKAPEPPPRSIDFTKPPGKPEQQAGVGEERRPRKRGRKPANGREEPLNHVEAERQRREKLNQRFYALRAVVPKISKMDKASLLSDAIAYIQELEDRLRGGGGCSAARPESPAVEVKAMQDEVVLRVTTPLYAHPVSRVFHAIRDAQLSVAASDVSVADDAVTHTLVLRSAGPEQLTAETVLAAMSRGMTSATPSP, from the coding sequence atggcgtggtcggagacggacGCCGCGCTGTTCGCGGCGGTGCTGGGGCGGGACGCGGCGCACCacctggccaccacgccgccgcaCCTGGGCGGGcccgcggcgtcggcgtcggcgtcggcgcccGAGCTCCAGGCGCGCCTGCAGGACCTCGTCGAGCGGGGCAGCGGGGCGTGGACGTACGGCATCTTCTGGCAGGAGTCCCGCGCCGGCGGCCGCGCCGTGCTCGGCTGGGGCGACGGCCACTGCCGCGacgccagcggcggcggcagcgcctCGGCCtcgcacgacgacgacgacgatgcggCGGAGCGGAGCGTGGCGCGGAAGCGCGCGCTGCTGCGGCTGCACGCGCTCTACGGCGGCGGGGACGGGGACGACGAGGGAGCCGACTACGCGCTCCGCCTCGACCGGGTCACCGCCGCCGAGATGTACTTCCTCGCGTCCATGTACTTCTCCTTCCCAGAGGGCGCGGGCGGGCCGGGCCACGCGCTCGCGTCCGGCCGCCACGCCTGGGCCACCGTGGACCCCCACCACCCGCGCGGACCGGGCGCCGGTGCCGCGCCCGCGTGGTACGTCCGGGCGTCGCTCGCCCAGTCCGCGGGGCTCCGCACCGTCGTCTTCCTCCCGTGCAAGGGCGGCGTCCTCGAGCTCGGCTCCGTCGTGCCCGTCCGCGAGACTCCCGAGACGGTGCGCGCAATCCAGACCGCCCTCGCTGTTGCGCCGCCCCCGGCACGCGAGGAATGCATGAGAATCTTCGGCAAGGACCTCTCCCCCAGCGGCCGAACCCCGCGCAGCGGCGACAATTGGGCTCCACAGCAGCTCGGCGTCCAAGCCACGGCGTCCAAGGAAGCCGCCGCCGCGAGACCCAAGGCTCCGGAGCCGCCGCCCAGGAGCATAGACTTCACCAAGCCGCCAGGAAAGCCCGAGCAGCAGGCCGGTGTCGGCGAGGAGCGGAGGCCGCGGAAGCGCGGGCGGAAACCCGCGAACGGGCGGGAGGAGCCACTGAACCACGTGGAGGCGGAGCGGCAGCGGCGGGAGAAGCTGAACCAGCGGTTCTACGCGCTGCGCGCCGTGGTCCCCAAGATTTCCAAGATGGACAAGGCGTCGTTGCTCAGCGACGCCATCGCGTACATCCAGGAGCTGGAGGACCggctccgcggcggcggcgggtgctCGGCGGCGCGCCCGGAGAGCCCCGCCGTGGAGGTGAAGGCAATGCAGGACGAGGTGGTGCTGCGCGTGACGACGCCCCTGTACGCGCACCCGGTCTCCAGGGTGTTCCACGCCATCAGGGACGCCCAGCTGAGCGTGGCGGCGTCGGACGTGAGCGTGGCGGACGACGCCGTGACGCACACGCTCGTGCTGCGGTCGGCCGGGCCCGAGCAGCTCACCGCGGAGACGGTGCTCGCGGCGATGTCACGGGGGATGACCAGCGCCACCCCCTCCCCGTGA